tgaaaaCGCGCAAAATGATTGACCGGCAGAAAGCGTCATTTTTATTAGCTGTTTACAGAGCTAGAGCTCAATGTCAGGTGAGATATCTTATAACAAACAACACTTATTTcaataatatctttcagggagtaggacttttttttgcatacctttctaTGAAAAAACcgattacagcacctttaattattCGTATAGCCTATAATTATAACcgcacaatgcaagtaaacattGTTAAGATTTAAAAAGCATGCTAAAATAGCACTAAAataagaacacaaacaatgagGATTTAATAAAGAAGGGGTTGCGCTATATTTGATTAAACATGGAATGTGCCGTAATAAAAACTAGTATAAGCAGTTTTCTGAATCTTTTTTCCTTAAATATGAGTTTGTttggcattaaagggatagttcacccaaaaatgaaaattctctcatcatttcctcaccctcatgtcatctcagatatgtatgacttactttcttctgctgaacataaacaaagatatttagaagaatatttccgctcTGAGGGCGGCACGGtagtgcagcggttagcactgtcgcctcacagcaagaaggtcgtgggttcaaaccctggttgccccggcctttctgtgtggagtttgcatgttctccccgtgtctgcgtgggttctctccgggtactcccaccatccaaaagacatgcaggctaggttaattggtgtctccaaaaaaattgccctaggtgtggatgtggatgtggatgtggaggtgagtgtgagtgtatgtctgtctatgtgtggccctgcgatggactggcgacctgtccagggtgtcccctgcctttcgcccaatgttagctgggataggctgggataggctccagccccccgcgaccctgtacacaggataagtggttgacgatggatggatggatggatttccgCTCCATCCGAAGTTCCGAAGTTTTTTACTATAATTcgtctccttgcccagtaggtggcgatatgcatgaaaaatgcgaatcaccaaaaacaaaagacactcCTCTTAGGAGAGATGAGCACTTATGAGGGCTGTtccaaaaaaaaactgttttttggCGATAGTTTACAAATGCAACAGATTATTCAGTAAaatcgatatatcggtcaacctcttgTACTTAAATATGCTTAGGGAAAATGTTTTTGGGGTCAGTCGGAGCACTCATGTTACAGCAGAAGGCGCCTCAGCTGAGCAAGACAACTTTTATTAATCTTTGGTCTCTTATTtcctttcatttcacatttgtccCTGTTAAAATGCTTTGTTTTACCATTTGAAATTTGATTTCAGAACTGATGGAACTGAAAGAGGAAAGTGAAGAAATGAAAGTGGAGGATAAACATCAGCATCAGGTACCTCGTGAAAAAGCGACTAGCTGCTTACAGATTGAAAAGAATGTCTTGCAAAAAAAGACTTTCGCCTGCCCTCAGTGTGAAAAGAGTTACAGCAGTAAAGGAAACCTTGAGGTGCACTTGAAAACCCACACCGGAGAAAAGCCTTTCACGTGCCCTCAGTGTGAAAAGAGGTTCATGTTTAAAGGAAGACTTAATGCGCACATAAGGAGTCACACCGGGGAGAAGCCTTTTACGTGCCCTCAGTGTGGGAAGAATTTCAGCAGCAAAGGAATTCTTGCTAGGCATGTGAAAATTCACGATGCACGGGACCCCTTTACCTGCctccagtgtggaaaaagttttgccGTGAAACAGTACTATAACCGTCACATGAAAATTCACtccggagagaagcctttcacatgccctaATTGTGGAAGAGGTTTCACAGAGAAACAAAGCTTTAACCATCATATTAGaagtcacactggagagaagcctttcgaGTGCCCTCTGTGTGGAAAAGGTTTCACGCGTAAAGAAAGCTTTGAAtaccacatgagaattcacaccggagagaagccttttacGTGCTCccagtgtgggaagagtttcacacGTAAAGAGTCCTTTAAGTTGcatatgagaattcacactggggAAAAGCCTTTtacatgccctcagtgtggaaaaagcTTCGCCGATAAACCAAGCTTTAACTGTCACGTAAGAATTCACaacggagagaagcctttcacgtgccctcagtgtggaaacaGCTACCCGTGTAGACGATACCTGAAAAGGCACATGAAAGTTCACGCTGCAGTCAAACctttcacctgccctcagtgtggaaaaggTTACACAGACAAAGGAGGCCTTACCAATCACATCACAAatattcacactggagagaagcctttcccATGCCTTCAATGTGGAATGAGCTTTTCACGAAGAACAGCCTTTAATACACATATGAGGATCCACACAGGAGAGAAGCCGTTTGCGTGCCAGCAGTGTGAAGAGAGTTTCACAAACAGAAGAAGACTTGCTacccacatgagaattcacactggggAAAAGCCGTTTACCTGCTTccagtgtgggaagagtttcacgcGCAAAAGGACACTTAATacgcacatgagaattcacaccggagagaagccGTTCGCGTGCCAGCAGTGCGAGGAGAGTTTCACAAACAAAAGAAGACTTGATTCCCATATGAGAAGtcacaccggagagaagccttacacgtgCTCTCAGTGTGGGAGGGGCTTCACACGACCGAGAAGTCTTAAAAATCACGTTTGCTCTAACTCTAAAGTGAGGTCGTTTAACTGTGATCAGTGCTGTATAAATTTTACTTCGGCATCAGCCCTAAAAATACACCTTGAAGTTCATACCGAGCAGAATCGTTCCTCTAGATCAGCAGAAAAAACTCACGCCTGCTTGGAGTGTGGGAAGGCCTTTTCTAATACCAGTGACTTGGGGCGGCACCTGAGAATCCATACTGGCGAAAGACCTTACAGGTGCTCATATTGCGGAAAGGGTTTCACTCTGTCGCAAAGCCTGAAAATACACGAGAGAGTTCATATTGGAGGAATGCCataccactgcacttcatgtAGGAAGGGTTTCAGCCAATTATATACTCTACAGATTCATAGAATAAAGTATTGCCCAAAGTTATCGAAGTGAGCAAATTGCatgtcattttcagtgaaaataatgtaattgatTTAAAAAGTCTTGAGGCTTCCCGTATaccatatgcagctttcagtgaggccgtttacatgcacgttcttataCGCAAACACATTAAAAGTCTTTCCTTAAcagtgtaaggtcataaacgtaTTAAGAGTAAACCGACTGACATGGGTAGATGTTTGCCCATTACCCTAATTTTGCGTTGCATGTACACACCTTAACCGGCACTCTAgtcggcttatccaatgtgtacACACGCACATGCCTCTTCAAGGTTTGACATCAACGGCAGGAAATATTTCGATTATTTCATATCTCATGTAAACATCCTTTtcttacatttagtcatttagtagacgcttttatccacgacttacaaatgaggaacacagTAAGCAATTTGTTGCACTTAAGTCAAAAATAACTGCGTTTCCACTATCGACCAAATGGGGCTTACTAgtgtgtgccagggccagttgcattcccactatCACTTGAAGGGCTTCATCTTGCCTCCTCTGGGCTTCTTCTGGGCCAATGGCCAAGCACAGTTGGCCctccgattacccttgggccaaagaagggtaactggggattgaggtggggtcaatgtcaaaggctgAGTTTCGctgagtcaggtcagaggtttcagcacaAAGACATCATTTCCCAATTTTTCATATCTAGCTGCCAGCTTACCTCAACAGATCAATTGAGAATGGAGAATCATCAGTACTGGTCAGTCGAGGAAATCAGGGCTGATAAATAAATGCAACTTCAGATCAACGTTTTCTGCTGGATGAAGACATGATTAAGTATATTATTGCCAAACAAAGTTGTGTATCCATCACACAACGGTACAGGTTTgggaattaaaatgttaaaaaatgagTCATCGTCTTACTTGTGAAATTGACGGGGTGTGATGTTGGCACCATAAATGACACGTTTTATGGCTATTTTATGGTTTTAAGGCTATTGGCCTGAGGGTGGGAATGCAGATAGAGgcccgaggctattggccccggaTGACCAGTTGATAGTCCTGGCTCACACttgcccaatggtggaaaagtgggtaatatctgcagtatcgcaAGTTCTTAAATTGGCTGGTGTGGTATAGAAGCTAGTGTAGAAGAACATTTTTATTGTAGTTGGAGTATTGGAGTTATTAGTGTAtttctgtgcatgtaaatgggcttggtgattttgtattttttttttttacattttatccccatttctcccagtttgtaatgcccaattcccactacttagtagatcctcatggtggcacagtttctcacctcaatccgggtggcggaggacaagtctcagttacctccgcttctgaaacagtcaatccgtgcattttattaCGTGGCtctctgtgcatgacaccacggagactccacatgttgaggctcatgctattctccaagATCTGCGctcaacttaccacatgccccattgagagcaagaaccactaatcacgaccacgaggaggttatcccaggtgactctaccctccctaccaaccgggctaatttggttgcttaggagacctgtctggattAACTCTGCATGCCCTAGatacaaactcacgactccagggatggtagtcagcgtcaatactcacggAGCTAACCAGGCCCAAATGGGCTTGGTGAATAAAGCcgacttggtgacagaatcatTATGGATTACAATCGTAGTTTGTAACAATGTACTGCTGTGAGTGTAATTGCTGATGAAAATGTTCAGTTCAGCATgacatcttgtcagttcttcagtaaaagaagctcattggtgACTTGACAAGACCGCAAGAGCCTGGCCCAGCCACAGAACGATTCTTTCTAACAAGTTTGATCTGCTTTTCTAGTTGCCAGAGCCAGTAGAGAGTCCTGTTGGTCAAGGGGTTAACAACCTCCCACTGGCAGACGCTAATCCTAGTTTGTGTGACACTggcttaagcccaaagtatacttcagttagaCGTGAACGCTAGGGCGTCTGCATACAGGAGGCGTAATGCAAATGTCGTCATCGGCAgtgtgctcgagcactgaacgcaTGCAGGCTGATTTTTCTGACATTGCGTTCTCTAAATGTGCAGTTTGTGTATGGgcttggaattatttgcactaattagtgggtccacaaagTGGCAACACTCAGAGTTAAATTGTTGCTTTCACAAAGAAGCGCTTGGAAGATGATGTAATCGACGAAGGTGAActtgaagagtgtgtgtgtgaggaggtcaggagatatctgcatttgtataactcgagtctgaaggaatataaagacttTATGGGTCTTTAtgagtccagtatctcatagcagtcataTCTTGCATGTGCCAACCACCTGTGTatgttggcaccattctgaataaattctaaagactgttatgtgtgaaaatcccagtagatcagcatttacagaaatactcataccagcccgtctggcaccaacaatcatccatgtgatcatctaatcagccaatctggTGAcagtagtgcataaaatcatgcagatacgggtcaggagcatcagttaatattcatataaaccatcagaatgggggacaaaatttgatctcagtgatttggaagtggccagatgggctggtttgagtatttctgtaactgctgatgtcctgggattttcacacacaacagtctctagaatggtgccgaaaacaaataacatccagtgaggggcagttctgtggacagaaacaccttgttgaagagagaggtcagcggagaatggccagactggtttgagctgacaaagtctgcagtaactcagataaccactctgtgcaattgtgctgagaagaatatcatatctGAATGCTACTCTGAGATGCAGAttgatgctgttttggcggcacgagggggacctacacaatattaggcaggtggtttaaatgttgtggctgatcggtttatGACTTCATGTGctatatttagtatgtaaatgtgcatttttatttaatttcataatttgtTTCTCTACATTATCACATTTTagatttctaaaaatgtaaaaattccacattctatcaatttaaactgcatatttaataatgatatgagctgtcactgtttgaaatgtcatgtcagctacacatttttaagatttacaaggTTGAAACCTAAAATTGAAAACAGAATTCCACACTTAACATTTAAGTGCAACCATGTTATTATGTAAAAACAACATTATGTTTATGGGGCAAGGCTTTGCAGATGTTTCACTAACCCACTGCACAGACACTTTAGGAGCCTGTTAAATTCTTCAGTCTTATTGTATGTTGAAGttcaaatatatgtatgattttaACATACACATTTATCACTCATTTTGCTaccttttgttttttatatgCATAATAagtactatttacaagtacttACACTGAGGTAACATTATTTTGGATAAgcgctaaaatggtactgtctctttaagaataacACGTGTCTCACAAGTGTTTTGGTTTAGTGGATTCTTTACTGCTTCCTTGCATCCTGTTTACTTTTTGCCCCTGTAGTGACATTCCattgttttataatgttacttGATATTTTAGATATTTGATAATATTCAATCCgcaatttttttattcaaatttcgggaagtaaaataaaaaaattaaggcatgtttttgtgaaactccaCATATTTTTGTAGGACTGCTTTTCTTTTATGCTTGTGAGTAGTTTGTAGGAGTAGTTTGTTTATTCTCATCAGTGTTTTGTCTGTATATGAGCAAAAGCACCCATGATGATGTTTCACAGTGCTCACATGGTTAATGTGATGTATACTCTCTGATTTACAAAATAAATCTTGATTCATGAGATCCTTTTCTCTGCACATTCCTTAGAAATCTTTGCATTTTCGTGTGTCTGCCAGATTTGGATGGGTGGAGAAGAATTGCATTGAATACCAATGGTTCCACACATAATGGTATCATGTAGCTTTTTATGTTAACATTGCTCCTGCAAGCTGTAAAACTTTCTGTTTTTTGAGGATATTGTataagtaaataattacaaatattttgttatttattcagAATGGCCTAGTGACAAAAAGTTAATTCAGATTATTTTCTTCAGTGAAAATTGTAACTTTTCATTCTATTGTACAATGCAGACAGATCAAAATCTGTttttccacacacaactcaccacacgccccactgagagcgagaaccacattatagtgaccacgaggaggttaccccatgtgactctccttccttagcaactgggccaatttggttgcttaggagacctggctggagtcactcagcactccctggattcaaactcgcaactccagaggtggtagtcagcatcaatattccTGGGAATCTTTAATATTTCAACTTGGAATTTTTCATCCAACtacatttgataaaatgtttGAATATGCCACAAAATTAGGCACATTTCATACCTACAACAAGTCATATTTTCCCACCTCAGGCATCAAagccattttattatttttaatatttattctgATTTGGACACCTTTTGTTCTCAACATAATAGATGAGTTATGAATCTACAGAAAGTTCAATTTTTgctaaaaatttattaaattcagatttttaactaAAACCCAAACTTTTTGTGCTACCCCATAACATGTCAGTCTGTGCTCAGCAAACAATACATTGATTGCTAATTATGTTCTCGTTTTAATTGTCAAATAGTGTTACTCACGTCTTGTCTCAATGAATGATGTCACTTATGGTTAATCATTTCACATATGGGTAAAACCAACATTTTTATGGCTTGAGAATGTGTCGGCGTTGTGTTCAGACTGAGGAACAAAAATGTATAGCctgctttttttaaaacaaacatgcattagatatgcatttggatatactTTGTTTAAACATTATCAAACCATTTTGTccaagtttagcattttaaaatgaatttgaagtgtttttgtagtttatgtcattatgcttgtcatcaaacctgaccatggtgttacaaagagaagacacagaataTACATGCTtataccaataatttatttcaaacataaatatttattaactCAACGTAAAagcataataatgtcaagaaatgAACTTCAAGAACcagaaatgaactgcaaaattaaaaaatgtaaattagagtttaaaacagaagaatcagagtaaacattttgcaatttcaaattgcaaacgtgtgtgtgtgagattgctGTCATCAGCTGTAAAACAACAGCTGACTTTTAATGGCAACAAAGTCCAAAAGATGGCTGTAGAGAAAGTTATTGATGccctgattctctctctctctctctctctctctctcactctgtgtgtgtgtgtgtgttctacattGAGTGTGTTATcatctcaccccttcatttctgagtgtgtgtgtgtttagcattgaggctgatttattggttttatttgacaaatgtaaaaaaagtgtTGTGTTAAAGTCTCACCAGTTCATCCTttcctgtgagtgtgtgtgtgtgtgtatgttttgcactgaggatgttttagagtctcaccctgtaatttctgtctgttttttctgcCTTgcggctgatttattgattgtatttgacagataaaaaaaaattgcactgttTTTCTCTGCACTGAAAAATTGCActgtctttcccattcattttcaatgttcggtcaattttgaccacaAATACCAAAGGTGTTGCTTTTTTGTTTATGACCAGATAGACTTATCGAATACAGcccaattttatttttggtatgTTCAGATTCCAAATGGAGGAAAAGTAACCAAGTCTTGTACTACTTGgataaaataaactattttgattaaatttaacaaatttattttggtcaaaaatgaccgaatacCATAGTAGGGTTAATCAAAGTGATGTCCATGAATTATGCCACAGCACGGTGAAATTAAGtcactacaaaaataaataaactaagcCATAACACAACATAATTAATCCACAATACAACGGAAatatgttgtggcttaatttctttgtgttgtaaacttttgtttgctttgaaAATGTTGTTGTGTTATTCACCTCTGGGCCACCGTAGTGAAGTGCCCCAGGGATGTGACAAAATGTTTGGTTTAAAATAGACGAAATTCTTTAATGAtaacgattttttttttatctctcaaggaaacactttaaaatatgtttCCAAGGGGACAcgaccaaaacaacaacaacagctgaGAACCACTGGTCAAAGATGCTCACCTTTGAAACGCAGCATCATTCCACACCAGCAGGGACAGTATCGCGTCTCGTGAGTTTTGTGTATGCCGCACTTCTACCAGCAAAGAGGAGGACGTTGTGATTCTCcggcaaaataaaacaaactgaacAAGAGCGTCCTGCTGAAATGTATTTTCCTACAAGAGGAATCATGATCGTGCATTAGACGAGCGTCACCAGCTCCTCTCACGCGCATATTCGTCTGTTGTACACGGATACAGGACTGTCTGGAGCCGCTATCATTAATCATCCATGAGAAGTGATAGAAAGTGTCTCTGTGATTGTGATAGTCGACTCTGATCTTCAGGGATGTGCCATGGCATCGGTTCGGGTGGCAGTGCGGGTCCGGCCCATGAACAGACGGTGAGTGAGTCACCAATATGTAAATAAGCCAACGTTGCGGAGTTAAATACATGCCAGTGGTAGGAAACAGATTAAACCgtgtattattaattaataattttattattgaaAGTTGCGAGTCATGGCGCAGGCTGGATTCGAACCTAAATCCCCGTGAGATAGCGGGCTGCCACTATGCCACGGCTCTGATTAGACAGCAGTTTTGGCCAATATAGTCGCGCTTGCttacatacaacttagccaaatacatttaaactcagtttttccacaattcctgacatttatgacttaagtcagttaggatcactactttattttaagaatgtgaaatgttacaataatagtagagagaatgatttatttcagcttttattgctttcatcacattcacagtgggtcagaagtttacatacactttgttagtatttggtagcattgcctttaaattgtttaacttgggtcaaatatttttcacaataagttgctgtaattttgtcccattcctccagacagaactggtgtaactgagtcaggtttgacagcctccttgctcgcacatgcttttccagttctgcccacaaactttctatcggattgatgtcagggttttgtgatggccactccaataccgtgactttgttgcccttaagccattttgccacaactttggaggaatgcttggggtcattgtccatttggaggaCCCATTTCCGACCgcgctttaacttcctgtctgatgtcttgagatgttgcttcaatatatccacataattttccttccttgtgatgtcatctattttgtgaagtgcaccagtccatcctgcagcaaagcacccccacaacatgatgctgccacccccatgcttcacggttgggataatgatcttcggcttgcaagactcaccctttttcctccaaacataacgatggtcattatggccaaaaagtaacatttttgtttcattagaccagaggaaatttgtAAGAAGTAcataaagtaagatctttgtccccatgtgcacttgcaaactgtagtctgtggttttatggtggttttggagcagtggcttctgcCTTACGGAGCAGGATTTCAtgttatatcgatataggacttgttttactgtggatctagatacttgtctacctgtttcctccagcatcttcacaaggtcctttgctgttgttctgggattgatttgcacttttcgcactaaactacgttcatctctaggagacagaatgtgtctccttcatgAGTAGatttgatggctgcatggtcccatggcatttatacttgcgtactattgtttgtacagatgaacgtggtgccttcatgtgtttggaaattgctctcaagtatgattttttttgaggttttggctgatttctattgattttcccgtgatgtcaagcaaagaggcactgagtttgaaggtaggccttaaaatacatataCAGGTACACCtgaaattcagtacacctcctatcagaagctaatttgctaATTGCCTAAAAATGAcctcttctgaagtgaatcgataattaaaatgttattaacttttaaaaagtgcttccAGCCAGCAGCTGATGTGAAGCATGAAATAAGGGCATCAGCGAGTTCACAAGAGAATTCGGGAGTGGCCTTTAAAAACGTTTAATTATTGACTTGTTTCTTACGTAAACCTATCGATTCCCTTCAGAAGACAATTGTTGATCatctggagtcatttggattaattttatgcagccataatatgacttttggaccttcaaaagtgctggcacccatgtacttctATTGTaactattcctttttttttcttctttatattGCTAATAGTGTGTAAGTGATTGTCTTtttttcacctctagaggccacaaattaaaaaaaaacatagatcTAGATTTTCGCAGATTgctgttccaaaaagcaactattggcaccgattaatcgttaaaatcgatatattggtctacctctattttattaatgtattattgatttttttgaaTAGGGAGAAAGACCTGTCTTCCAAATGCATCATCGAAATGGAAGGAAACAAGACCACCATCACCAACCTAAAAGTAGGTTGAACTGACCGTTTCTGAGCTCTGATTGATTGAGcttcacaaatacattttattttgactaattattgtgttatttttgcGTCAGATACCAGACGGAGTGACTGGAGACTCGGTGCGAGAGAGAACAAAGACATTCACGTACGATTTCTCGTATGACTCATCGGACTGTAAAAATGGCAGCTTTGTGTCGCAGGAGAAGGTCAGTGCATATATGAACATATCAGAATGGCTGCTGTGATCACAAGATTGTATAACCAATGCCATGTACAGTCATAAATGGTTAATTAGATGTAAGAAATTAGAGCTAGGTCTGGGTGATATTGCTAGAAATATCTATTTCATCCTTTTGATGATATTCAAGATATACctcaatcagaggaaccatcgtTTCAATCAAACTGTCATTGTTGCGAAGTAGATTAAAAATTATGGAAGTACAAAAACACAGTAAATCTatagtttaaaggtgcactcagtaatgttttctacatccaagccactaggtgtcagtgtcagtACAAGAAGACACAAAGGCAAAAGtgactgagtgaacctttaataACCAAGGAATGTTTTCCACGCTGTTGTACACTAAATAAACTCAAGCAAGAGTGATGTTCAACCATTTTCAtgaatgggtgtttcttcaacttcgggcacttttaATACACTTGGAGCTTAAATCTTCCTCTACTAACAATGTGTAACAGTgctaacagtgtatgtaaataCATCACAAGAGATTCAGGTCATTTTTGTAAATACAAATTCTGAAAGTCTTGAAAATTACAACATTTCGGCATAAAATGATGCCCAATTAAAATATTCTGCTTGCAAGTGAAATTTAGCTTGAAATTTTCTTAAAACATCACTAGtgtcaaatgttttcaaatttaGAGTTTGACCGTGTAACAAAAATGTCCGTAACATTAACGGTAATACAAAGTAAAAATGCTACGGtaacaaaaaaatctttattgGTTAACGGGTAGTACATTAACATATACtataaaaaattatcatatttttatcaagacaAAACGTGCAATTTTATGGTGAAATCTTATATTACGTTTAACGAGAATACGTGTACTTTCTAcggtaaactattgttaaaattatgatGAAAACAATAATCAGATGTTTCTAGAAGTCCCTGTGTgactcatcacatttcattatattttatgagaatagttatgtttcttgttATTTTCTTACTTAAAATGTGTATTAATTATTGCTTCGGAAAGGTCACTCTTGATGAACTTTAATTGATCATGTGGCATTTTGAAAAGCAGACTAATATAGTTCCAGACGGTTCATATgtatatcatttaataaaataaacattagggAAACATAAAATACAccatacaggcatcaaaatgacaTGGCCACTGTATTTGTTATGGGTCATTTATGGCAAGTGAATGTGAAATTGTGTGTTTGTAGGTGTTTAAGGATTTAGGCACTGATGTTTTGAAGGCCGCATTTGAAGGATACAACGCTTGCATCTTCGCTTACGGCCAGACCGGGTCGGGGAAGTCACACACCATGATGGGCATCCCTGTAAGAGAAGATCTATCGCATAAATGCAGCTGAAGTATTTTCTCCTGCCAAAATAATGTTTTcgtttgttttgttattacagACGAATAGTGGCTTCCAAAAGTCTGAGGCCACATTGAAATAGAAGCATGATTACTAGTTGTCTTGGACTTTTGGTACACACTGTGCGTTTGTTAACTCTCTTAGAAGGGAGTTCTACATTTGAATATTGGCTCAGAATCGTGACTGTTTGTACTTTAGGGTGATG
This DNA window, taken from Xyrauchen texanus isolate HMW12.3.18 chromosome 5, RBS_HiC_50CHRs, whole genome shotgun sequence, encodes the following:
- the LOC127644126 gene encoding gastrula zinc finger protein XlCGF57.1-like, translated to MEFIKQESEDMSCAEACSVKDEVTTEQRELMELKEESEEMKVEDKHQHQVPREKATSCLQIEKNVLQKKTFACPQCEKSYSSKGNLEVHLKTHTGEKPFTCPQCEKRFMFKGRLNAHIRSHTGEKPFTCPQCGKNFSSKGILARHVKIHDARDPFTCLQCGKSFAVKQYYNRHMKIHSGEKPFTCPNCGRGFTEKQSFNHHIRSHTGEKPFECPLCGKGFTRKESFEYHMRIHTGEKPFTCSQCGKSFTRKESFKLHMRIHTGEKPFTCPQCGKSFADKPSFNCHVRIHNGEKPFTCPQCGNSYPCRRYLKRHMKVHAAVKPFTCPQCGKGYTDKGGLTNHITNIHTGEKPFPCLQCGMSFSRRTAFNTHMRIHTGEKPFACQQCEESFTNRRRLATHMRIHTGEKPFTCFQCGKSFTRKRTLNTHMRIHTGEKPFACQQCEESFTNKRRLDSHMRSHTGEKPYTCSQCGRGFTRPRSLKNHVCSNSKVRSFNCDQCCINFTSASALKIHLEVHTEQNRSSRSAEKTHACLECGKAFSNTSDLGRHLRIHTGERPYRCSYCGKGFTLSQSLKIHERVHIGGMPYHCTSCRKGFSQLYTLQIHRIKYCPKLSK